One segment of Clarias gariepinus isolate MV-2021 ecotype Netherlands chromosome 6, CGAR_prim_01v2, whole genome shotgun sequence DNA contains the following:
- the her6 gene encoding hairy-related 6 isoform X1 — translation MPADMMEKNSSSLVAATPASMNSVPDKPKTASEHRKSSKPIMEKRRRARINESLGQLKTLILDALKKDRCFHPQSSRHSKLEKADILEMTVKHLRNMQRAQMTAALNADPTVLGKYRAGFSECMNEVTRFLSTCEGVNSEVRTRLLGHLANCMTQLNAMNYQAQAHAGAAPPPPTFGQPVVQIPGATHVPVPVSVPACKSAPPSGASPSDASKVYGGFQLVPATDGQFAFLIPSGAFTPGGPVIPVYASGAATPLPAAAASPREASLTSDSVWRPW, via the exons ATGCCTGCTGATATGATGGAAAAGAACTCATCTTCCCTGGTGGCTGCGACCCCGGCGAGCATGAACAGCGTCCCGGACAAACCCAAAACAGCCTCCGAGCACAGAAAG tcatCGAAACCCATCATGGAGAAAAGGAGACGAGCTCGCATCAATGAAAGCTTGGGGCAGCTCAAGACGCTCATCCTGGACGCACTGAAAAAAGAC CGCTGTTTTCACCCACAGAGCTCCAGACACTCGAAGCTGGAGAAGGCGGATATCCTGGAGATGACCGTGAAGCACCTCAGGAACATGCAGCGCGCACAGATGACCG CTGCTCTGAACGCGGACCCCACCGTGCTCGGGAAGTACCGCGCGGGTTTCAGCGAGTGCATGAACGAGGTGACGCGTTTTCTGTCCACGTGCGAGGGCGTGAACTCGGAGGTGCGCACCCGGCTGCTGGGCCACCTCGCCAACTGCATGACGCAGCTGAACGCCATGAACTACCAGGCGCAGGCGCACGCCGGAGCCGCGCCGCCTCCTCCGACCTTCGGCCAGCCCGTGGTGCAGATCCCCGGAGCGACGCACGTGCCCGTTCCGGTCTCGGTGCCGGCGTGTAAGAGCGCGCCACCCTCCGGCGCGTCGCCGTCCGACGCATCCAAGGTGTACGGCGGCTTCCAGCTCGTTCCCGCTACAGACGGACAGTTTGCCTTCTTGATCCCGAGCGGCGCGTTCACTCCCGGCGGCCCCGTCATCCCGGTGTACGCGAGCGGCGCCGCCACGCCTCTCCCCGCAGCCGCCGCGTCTCCCCGCGAGGCCTCGCTCACTTCAGACTCGGTCTGGAGACCCTGgtag
- the her6 gene encoding hairy-related 6 isoform X2: MPADMMEKNSSSLVAATPASMNSVPDKPKTASEHRKSSKPIMEKRRRARINESLGQLKTLILDALKKDSSRHSKLEKADILEMTVKHLRNMQRAQMTAALNADPTVLGKYRAGFSECMNEVTRFLSTCEGVNSEVRTRLLGHLANCMTQLNAMNYQAQAHAGAAPPPPTFGQPVVQIPGATHVPVPVSVPACKSAPPSGASPSDASKVYGGFQLVPATDGQFAFLIPSGAFTPGGPVIPVYASGAATPLPAAAASPREASLTSDSVWRPW, encoded by the exons ATGCCTGCTGATATGATGGAAAAGAACTCATCTTCCCTGGTGGCTGCGACCCCGGCGAGCATGAACAGCGTCCCGGACAAACCCAAAACAGCCTCCGAGCACAGAAAG tcatCGAAACCCATCATGGAGAAAAGGAGACGAGCTCGCATCAATGAAAGCTTGGGGCAGCTCAAGACGCTCATCCTGGACGCACTGAAAAAAGAC AGCTCCAGACACTCGAAGCTGGAGAAGGCGGATATCCTGGAGATGACCGTGAAGCACCTCAGGAACATGCAGCGCGCACAGATGACCG CTGCTCTGAACGCGGACCCCACCGTGCTCGGGAAGTACCGCGCGGGTTTCAGCGAGTGCATGAACGAGGTGACGCGTTTTCTGTCCACGTGCGAGGGCGTGAACTCGGAGGTGCGCACCCGGCTGCTGGGCCACCTCGCCAACTGCATGACGCAGCTGAACGCCATGAACTACCAGGCGCAGGCGCACGCCGGAGCCGCGCCGCCTCCTCCGACCTTCGGCCAGCCCGTGGTGCAGATCCCCGGAGCGACGCACGTGCCCGTTCCGGTCTCGGTGCCGGCGTGTAAGAGCGCGCCACCCTCCGGCGCGTCGCCGTCCGACGCATCCAAGGTGTACGGCGGCTTCCAGCTCGTTCCCGCTACAGACGGACAGTTTGCCTTCTTGATCCCGAGCGGCGCGTTCACTCCCGGCGGCCCCGTCATCCCGGTGTACGCGAGCGGCGCCGCCACGCCTCTCCCCGCAGCCGCCGCGTCTCCCCGCGAGGCCTCGCTCACTTCAGACTCGGTCTGGAGACCCTGgtag